The proteins below are encoded in one region of Lagenorhynchus albirostris chromosome 7, mLagAlb1.1, whole genome shotgun sequence:
- the LOC132522763 gene encoding large ribosomal subunit protein eL30-like: protein MVAAKKMKMSLESINSRLQLVVKSGKYVLGYKRTLKIIWHGKAKLVILANNCPALRKSEIEYYAMLAKTGVYHYSGNNIELGTACGKYYRVWTLAIIDPGDSDIIRSMPEQAGVK from the coding sequence ATGGTGGCCgcaaagaagatgaaaatgtcACTGGAGTCGATCAACTCTAGGCTCCAACTGGTTGTGAAAAGTGGAAAGTACGTGCTGGGGTACAAGCGGACTCTGAAAATAATCTGGCATGGCAAAGCGAAACTGGTCATCCTTGCCAACAACTGCCCAGCCTTGAGGAAATCTGAAATAGAGTATTATGCCATGTTGGCCAAAACTGGTGTCTATCACTACAGTGGCAATAATATTGAATTGGGCACAGCATGTGGAAAATACTACAGAGTATGGACACTTGCTATCATTgatccaggtgattctgatatcaTTAGAAGCATGCCGGAACAGGCTGGTGTAAAGTAA